In Panthera leo isolate Ple1 chromosome E3, P.leo_Ple1_pat1.1, whole genome shotgun sequence, a genomic segment contains:
- the MCRIP2 gene encoding MAPK regulated corepressor interacting protein 2 isoform X2, which produces MYTITKGPSKLVAQRRTGPSQQQVESRLGELLKCRQPAPPTPSPPRAQPPGPWPLSSPGPRLVFNRVNGRRPPVTSPSLEGTQETYTLAHEENVRFVSEDFVPIDLDEWWAQQFLARITNCS; this is translated from the exons ATGTACACCATCACCAAGGGGCCCAGCAAGCTGGTCGCGCAGCGCCGCACAG GTCCCTCGCAGCAGCAGGTGGAGAGCAGGCTCGGCGAGCTCCTGAAATGCCGGCAGCCCGCGCCGCCGACCCCATCGCCCCCGCGGGCGCAGCCGCCGGGACCCTGGCCCCTGTCGAG CCCAGGGCCAAGGCTCGTGTTCAATCGGGTGAATGGCCGGCGGCCCCCCGTCACGTCTCCATCCCTTGAGGGGACCCAAGAGACCTATACACTGGCCCATGAGGAAAACGTCCGATTTGTGTCTGAAG ACTTCGTGCCCATTGACCTGGACGAGTGGTGGGCGCAGCAGTTCCTGGCCAGAATCACTAACTGCTCCTAG
- the MCRIP2 gene encoding MAPK regulated corepressor interacting protein 2 isoform X1, with amino-acid sequence MYTITKGPSKLVAQRRTGPSQQQVESRLGELLKCRQPAPPTPSPPRAQPPGPWPLSSPGPRLVFNRVNGRRPPVTSPSLEGTQETYTLAHEENVRFVSEAWQQVERQLGGGPAGESGPRPVQYVEKTPNPRLQNFVPIDLDEWWAQQFLARITNCS; translated from the exons ATGTACACCATCACCAAGGGGCCCAGCAAGCTGGTCGCGCAGCGCCGCACAG GTCCCTCGCAGCAGCAGGTGGAGAGCAGGCTCGGCGAGCTCCTGAAATGCCGGCAGCCCGCGCCGCCGACCCCATCGCCCCCGCGGGCGCAGCCGCCGGGACCCTGGCCCCTGTCGAG CCCAGGGCCAAGGCTCGTGTTCAATCGGGTGAATGGCCGGCGGCCCCCCGTCACGTCTCCATCCCTTGAGGGGACCCAAGAGACCTATACACTGGCCCATGAGGAAAACGTCCGATTTGTGTCTGAAG CGTGGCAGCAAGTGGAGCGGCAGCTGGGTGGTGGCCCAGCTGGCGAGAGTGGGCCCAGGCCCGTGCAGTATGTGGAGAAGACCCCCAACCCCCGGCTGCAGA ACTTCGTGCCCATTGACCTGGACGAGTGGTGGGCGCAGCAGTTCCTGGCCAGAATCACTAACTGCTCCTAG